Proteins from a single region of Mytilus trossulus isolate FHL-02 chromosome 2, PNRI_Mtr1.1.1.hap1, whole genome shotgun sequence:
- the LOC134707625 gene encoding uncharacterized protein LOC134707625 isoform X5, with product MLRRTARKRKAKGQEIALPRNATTRAEILTTGYQTQTSMSRPSLLLGPTSATASQQSTASADTHTVSSHTYIPDNNIPMQNAGDPVNVWIVGSSIVKHAFVTARDRPGGVNLGLGRLNASFWWQGKGGMLVRHVKGQLRTMKKYEDPPHFLVLHVAGNDLGSSKVGFLRNEIKNIIRWIMKEFPKSKLIWSQILTRLKWRHSDDHKAMDLCRYRINNSIAAFIVSCGGYYIKHPDIHADQIFFESDGVHLSSLGNELWLNILQGAMEHFIQFKNCASTFPC from the exons ATGTTGAGAAGAACAGCAAGAAAGCGTAAAGCCAAGGGTCAGGAAATAGCACTCCCGAGGAACGCCACTACAAGGGCAGAGATACTAACTACTGGATACCAGACGCAAACATCCATGTCAAGGCCATCACTACTTTTAGGTCCCACTAGTGCAACTGCTAGCCAACAGAGCACCGCATCAGCAGATACCCATACTGTGTCAAGTCACACATACATCCCAGACAATAACATACCAATGCAAAATGCAG GTGATCCTGTAAATGTCTGGATAGTAGGATCATCTATAGTCAAGCACGCCTTTGTGACAGCTCGGGATCGGCCAGGTGGGGTAAACTTAGGTTTAGGTCGTTTGAATGCCTCATTTTGGTGGCAAGGCAAGGGTGGCATGCTAGTCAGACATGTTAAAGGTCAGCTCAGgacaatgaaaaaatatgagGATCCTCCACATTTTTTAGTATTACATGTAGCTGGAAATGACTTGGGTAGTTCCAAGGTGGGTTTTTTGCGTAATGAAATAAAGAACATAATTCGTTGGATAATGAAGGAATTTCCCAAATCTAAGTTGATATGGTCTCAAATTTTGACAAGGTTGAAATGGCGTCATTCTGATGATCACAAAGCAATGGACTTGTGTCGCTATAGGATTAACAACTCTATTGCCGCCTTTATAGTTAGCTGCGGTGGTTACTACATTAAACATCCAGATATTCATGCAgatcaaattttttttgaatCAGATGGTGTTCACTTGTCATCCTTAGGAAACGAATTGTGGTTGAATATCTTACAGGGTGCAATGGAACACTTTATACAATTCAAGAACTGTGCTTCCACTTTTCCTTGttag
- the LOC134707625 gene encoding uncharacterized protein LOC134707625 isoform X4 has product MLRRTARKRKAKGQEIALPRNATTRAEILTTGYQTQTSMSRPSLLLGPTSATASQQSTASADTHTVSSHTYIPDNNIPMQNAGIVGDPVNVWIVGSSIVKHAFVTARDRPGGVNLGLGRLNASFWWQGKGGMLVRHVKGQLRTMKKYEDPPHFLVLHVAGNDLGSSKVGFLRNEIKNIIRWIMKEFPKSKLIWSQILTRLKWRHSDDHKAMDLCRYRINNSIAAFIVSCGGYYIKHPDIHADQIFFESDGVHLSSLGNELWLNILQGAMEHFIQFKNCASTFPC; this is encoded by the exons ATGTTGAGAAGAACAGCAAGAAAGCGTAAAGCCAAGGGTCAGGAAATAGCACTCCCGAGGAACGCCACTACAAGGGCAGAGATACTAACTACTGGATACCAGACGCAAACATCCATGTCAAGGCCATCACTACTTTTAGGTCCCACTAGTGCAACTGCTAGCCAACAGAGCACCGCATCAGCAGATACCCATACTGTGTCAAGTCACACATACATCCCAGACAATAACATACCAATGCAAAATGCAG gTATTGTAGGTGATCCTGTAAATGTCTGGATAGTAGGATCATCTATAGTCAAGCACGCCTTTGTGACAGCTCGGGATCGGCCAGGTGGGGTAAACTTAGGTTTAGGTCGTTTGAATGCCTCATTTTGGTGGCAAGGCAAGGGTGGCATGCTAGTCAGACATGTTAAAGGTCAGCTCAGgacaatgaaaaaatatgagGATCCTCCACATTTTTTAGTATTACATGTAGCTGGAAATGACTTGGGTAGTTCCAAGGTGGGTTTTTTGCGTAATGAAATAAAGAACATAATTCGTTGGATAATGAAGGAATTTCCCAAATCTAAGTTGATATGGTCTCAAATTTTGACAAGGTTGAAATGGCGTCATTCTGATGATCACAAAGCAATGGACTTGTGTCGCTATAGGATTAACAACTCTATTGCCGCCTTTATAGTTAGCTGCGGTGGTTACTACATTAAACATCCAGATATTCATGCAgatcaaattttttttgaatCAGATGGTGTTCACTTGTCATCCTTAGGAAACGAATTGTGGTTGAATATCTTACAGGGTGCAATGGAACACTTTATACAATTCAAGAACTGTGCTTCCACTTTTCCTTGttag
- the LOC134707625 gene encoding uncharacterized protein LOC134707625 isoform X2, protein MLRRTARKRKAKGQEIALPRNATTRAEILTTGYQTQTSMSRPSLLLGPTSATASQQSTASADTHTVSSHTYIPDNNIPMQNADGSFQMFGPNSRYLPCSNSTRIYDCHFRPLVTSLIESSIAPSTLQIYQRGQALFYEFRSLYGLMNTWPIPLCELLSFIAYLFKKELSHSTINCYVTGLGFFSKANNYEDVTQKFVVRKLLEGIKRSRPKKNDLRLPITRDMLKSIIFSLACVCKTRYELSLFKAAFSLAFHGLFRVGELVVTNSLQGHTLQISDIHIVSGLLQVCITSSKTDQLGKGSNIWIYPQSDLNICPVNLVSEFIKLRPPVLGPLFCHFDGSPLSRYQFVTLLKNAIDLSGIDKTRYSSHSFRIGAATTLSMDGVSDSEIMRLGRWSSNAYKGYIRI, encoded by the exons ATGTTGAGAAGAACAGCAAGAAAGCGTAAAGCCAAGGGTCAGGAAATAGCACTCCCGAGGAACGCCACTACAAGGGCAGAGATACTAACTACTGGATACCAGACGCAAACATCCATGTCAAGGCCATCACTACTTTTAGGTCCCACTAGTGCAACTGCTAGCCAACAGAGCACCGCATCAGCAGATACCCATACTGTGTCAAGTCACACATACATCCCAGACAATAACATACCAATGCAAAATGCAG ATGGATCGTTTCAGATGTTTGGCCCCAACAGCAGATACTTACCCTGCTCCAATTCCACTAGAATTTATGACTGTCATTTTAGACCTTTAGTAACCAGTTTGATTGAAAGTTCCATAGCGCCCAGTACATTGCAGATATACCAAAGAGGGCAAGCACTTTTTTACGAGTTTAGATCTCTCTATGGTTTAATGAATACTTGGCCTATTCCTCTTTGTGAGTTGTTAAGTTTTATTGCTTACTTGTTCAAGAAAGAATTATCACATTCAACAATTAATTGTTACGTTACTGGACTGGGATTTTTTAGTAAGGCAAACAATTATGAGGATGTTACACAAAAATTTGTAGTTCGGAAGCTTTTAGAAGGTATAAAACGCTCAAGGCCTAAGAAAAATGATTTACGTTTACCTATAACCAGAGACATGCTGAaatctattattttttctttagcGTGTGTTTGTAAAACTCGCTATGaattaagtttgtttaaagcGGCCTTTTCACTTGcttttcatggtttatttagGGTAGGAGAATTGGTTGTTACTAATAGTTTACAGGGCCATACATTACAGATATCAGACATACATATTGTAAGTGGTCTGCTTCAAGTGTGCATTACTTCGTCCAAAACAGATCAGTTGGGGAAAGGTTCAAACATTTGGATTTATCCTCAGTCAGATTTGAACATTTGTCCTGTTAATTTGGTCAGTGAGTTTATTAAGTTGAGACCCCCCGTTTTAGGTCcccttttttgtcattttgacgGTAGTCCTTTATCTAGGTATCAGTTCGTGACTTTATTAAAGAACGCTATTGATTTGTCTGGTATTGATAAAACCAGATATAGTTCCCATTCTTTTCGTATTGGTGCAGCAACCACCTTGTCAATGGATGGGGTATCGGATAGTGAAATAATGAGGTTGGGTCGTTGGAGTTCTAATGCTTACAAGGGTTACATAAGAATTTAG
- the LOC134707625 gene encoding uncharacterized protein LOC134707625 isoform X1: MLRRTARKRKAKGQEIALPRNATTRAEILTTGYQTQTSMSRPSLLLGPTSATASQQSTASADTHTVSSHTYIPDNNIPMQNAGNLVHTLDRDLLTLLWDMGHTPIRIKCLEACLVSYPDKVVAAEILFGFSHGFRLQYTGPRIHSFSKNLISAVQNSDAVLFKLQDEVNRGRMLGPFKVMPISTLRINPIGLVPKSDSSWRLITNLSFPPGESVNSYIDQVYCKVNYTSLDTILEKIYECGMSSELARIDVKSAFRNLIVNPADFDLLGIKFNDHFYIDKALPFGCSISCNLFEKFATFLQWLVEERSKLHTVDHYLDDFIFIGAKSTGHCGILMEAFSKVCNELGVPIAQNKTIGPATVIPFLGFLIDTVRMMVIIPKEKLEKLQYELSSLLQKKKMMLRELESITGLMSFCSRAIPSSRAFIRRFYDLIASVKCNKHHYKVRINKEVKADATLWLQFLNDFNGQCFFPERVWLSNDILQLFTDSSGNQFLGCGAFFNGKWSQLQWPQIWCSSPILMNLALLELIPVILALYLWGDLLRNKKIRFNIDNLALVSIVNKRTSKDKQIMKLIRPLVLLTMLNNIQFAAVHIKGSENKIADAISRFQMDRFRCLAPTADTYPAPIPLEFMTVILDL, translated from the exons ATGTTGAGAAGAACAGCAAGAAAGCGTAAAGCCAAGGGTCAGGAAATAGCACTCCCGAGGAACGCCACTACAAGGGCAGAGATACTAACTACTGGATACCAGACGCAAACATCCATGTCAAGGCCATCACTACTTTTAGGTCCCACTAGTGCAACTGCTAGCCAACAGAGCACCGCATCAGCAGATACCCATACTGTGTCAAGTCACACATACATCCCAGACAATAACATACCAATGCAAAATGCAG gCAACCTGGTTCATACCCTCGACAGAGACCTGCTAACACTTTTATGGGACATGGGGCATACCCCCATAAGAATTAAATGTTTAGAAGCTTGTTTGGTAAGTTACCCTGACAAAGTGGTTGCTGCTGaaattttatttggtttttcTCATGGTTTCAGACTTCAGTATACAGGCCCTCGCATTcattctttttcaaaaaatttaatttcagcTGTACAAAATAGTGATGCAGTTTTATTCAAGTTGCAAGATGAGGTAAATCGTGGTAGAATGTTAGGACCTTTCAAAGTTATGCCCATTTCAACCCTCCGTATAAATCCTATAGGTCTTGTGCCTAAATCAGACAGTAGTTGGAGACTTATAACAAATTTATCGTTCCCGCCTGGTGAAAGTGTAAATTCGTATATTGATCAAGTATATTGCAAGGTGAATTACACGTCATTAGACActattttggaaaaaatttatgaatgcggAATGTCATCAGAACTGGCTAGAATTGATGTTAAGTCGGCTTTTCGGAATTTGATAGTGAATCCTGCTGATTTTGATTTGCTTGGAATTAAATTCAATGACCACTTTTACATTGACAAAGCTCTTCCTTTTGGGTGTTCGATATCGTGTAATTTATTCGAAAAGTTTGCAACGTTCCTGCAGTGGCTTGTTGAAGAACGTAGTAAGTTACATACAGTTGACCATTACTTAGACgactttatttttattggtGCCAAATCAACTGGCCATTGTGGTATTTTAATGGAGGCTTTTAGCAAGGTTTGTAATGAATTGGGGGTTCCTATtgcacaaaacaaaacaattgggCCTGCTACAGTCATTCCCTTTTTGGGTTTTCTCATTGATACTGTTCGTATGATGGTTATTATTCCTAAAGAGAAATTGGAAAAACTGCAGTATGAGTTGAGTTCTTTATTACAGAAGAAAAAGATGATGTTGAGAGAGTTGGAATCTATCACTGGTTTAATGTCTTTTTGTTCAAGGGCTATTCCTTCTTCTCGAGCTTTTATACGTAGGTTTTATGATCTAATTGCATCAGTTAAGTGTAATAAGCATCACTATAAGGTTAGAATAAATAAAGAGGTTAAAGCTGACGCGACGCTTTGGTTGCAATTTTTAAACGATTTCAATGGTCAGTGTTTTTTCCCTGAAAGAGTTTGGTTATCAAATGATATTCTACAGCTTTTCACAGATAGTTCTGGCAATCAATTTTTAGGTTGTGGAGCTTTCTTTAATGGTAAGTGGTCTCAGTTACAGTGGCCTCAAATTTGGTGTTCATCACCCATATTGATGAATTTGGCTTTGCTTGAGTTGATTCCTGTTATTCTTGCTTTGTATTTATGGGGAGATTTGTTACGTAATAAGAAAATTCGCTTTAATATAGACAATTTAGCTCTAGTGAGTATAGTTAACAAGAGAACTTCTAAGGACAAGCAAATAATGAAACTTATTCGCCCCCTGGTGTTGTTAACCATGCTTAATAACATTCAGTTTGCTGCTGTGCATATAAAaggttctgaaaataaaatagccgaTGCCATTTCTCGTTTTCAGATGGATCGTTTCAGATGTTTGGCCCCAACAGCAGATACTTACCCTGCTCCAATTCCACTAGAATTTATGACTGTCATTTTAGACCTTTAG
- the LOC134707625 gene encoding uncharacterized protein LOC134707625 isoform X3, producing the protein MLRRTARKRKAKGQEIALPRNATTRAEILTTGYQTQTSMSRPSLLLGPTSATASQQSTASADTHTVSSHTYIPDNNIPMQNAGNQFINLTPVSTSTPQMYIPQQIEGVNNDIAMNVPQNIKDKIYKSEYIDMAVLLAQNMQSDANTQKLVVKNGQIVMQSAPNLSKIFGIEVWTTAFIIFTSIYCTLHPGRFQELLKYMSVIRLGAKRCNNLGWKLYDEQFRLRKAFDPTGSWAVIDSELWLIYMNDSTESKNGSTSTNLYTASNLKCYTFNYEGSCSKQPCFYRHVCMRCGAGHAVINCHNGQTLALHNQRPTYVNPRFRSPRPQTQSRYNFSFRQPGSYPRQRPANTFMGHGAYPHKN; encoded by the coding sequence ATGTTGAGAAGAACAGCAAGAAAGCGTAAAGCCAAGGGTCAGGAAATAGCACTCCCGAGGAACGCCACTACAAGGGCAGAGATACTAACTACTGGATACCAGACGCAAACATCCATGTCAAGGCCATCACTACTTTTAGGTCCCACTAGTGCAACTGCTAGCCAACAGAGCACCGCATCAGCAGATACCCATACTGTGTCAAGTCACACATACATCCCAGACAATAACATACCAATGCAAAATGCAGGTAATCAGTTTATTAACTTGACACCGGTATCTACTAGTACACCACAAATGTATATACCACAGCAAATAGAAGGAGTTAATAATGACATTGCAATGAATGTAccacaaaatataaaagataaaatttataaaagtgaataCATCGATATGGCTGTTTTATTAGCACAAAACATGCAATCAGATGCTAACACACAAAAGTTAGTGGTAAAAAATGGGCAAATTGTCATGCAGTCCGCTCCAAACTTGTCTAAAATATTTGGCATTGAGGTGTGGACTACTGCGTTTATTATCTTTACAAGCATTTATTGTACTCTTCATCCTGGAAGATTTCAGGAGTTGCTAAAATACATGAGTGTAATACGTTTAGGTGCCAAACGTTGTAATAATTTAGGTTGGAAGCTTTACGACGAACAATTTCGTTTGCGTAAAGCCTTTGACCCTACTGGTTCCTGGGCTGTCATTGATTCGGAATTatggttaatatatatgaatgatagtACAGAGAGCAAGAACGGTAGTACTTCAACCAATTTGTACACTGCTTCTAACTTGAAATGCTATACTTTTAATTATGAGGGTAGTTGTTCTAAACAACCTTGTTTTTATAGGCATGTTTGTATGCGTTGTGGTGCAGGTCATGCTGTTATAAACTGTCATAATGGGCAGACTTTGGCTTTGCATAATCAAAGACCTACTTATGTTAATCCAAGATTCAGGTCACCTAGACCTCAAACTCAAAGcagatataatttttcatttaggCAACCTGGTTCATACCCTCGACAGAGACCTGCTAACACTTTTATGGGACATGGGGCATACCCCCATAAGAATTAA